In Anaerobacillus isosaccharinicus, one genomic interval encodes:
- the pdaA gene encoding delta-lactam-biosynthetic de-N-acetylase: MKKIIFVLLFAFVFLAVPQLNAEAYNNKEYNWSFNPKPNNQPATTEAVYEELLNKYGGFWIGDTSKKELYLTFDNGYENGYTPQILDVLKEKKVPAAFFVTGHYLLDQPDLIMRMTDEGHIVGNHSWHHPSLVAVDDARLKRELEKVKVKYKELTGRNDMIYLRPPRGVFSERSLALSEQQGYVNVFWSLAYKDWEVDNQKGWKYAYDQIMKRVHPGAIMLIHSVSRDNAEALDKVIDNLRSQGYEFKSLDDYMLSKKLDEIQ, translated from the coding sequence ATGAAAAAAATCATATTTGTTCTACTGTTTGCCTTCGTTTTTCTCGCTGTTCCCCAACTAAATGCTGAAGCTTATAACAATAAAGAGTATAACTGGAGCTTTAACCCAAAGCCAAATAACCAACCAGCAACGACGGAAGCAGTTTATGAAGAATTACTTAATAAATACGGTGGCTTCTGGATAGGTGATACATCTAAAAAAGAGCTTTATTTAACCTTTGATAATGGGTATGAAAATGGGTACACACCACAAATCTTAGATGTGCTAAAAGAAAAAAAGGTTCCAGCGGCATTTTTCGTGACAGGCCATTATCTATTAGATCAACCAGACTTAATTATGCGGATGACCGATGAAGGGCATATTGTCGGCAACCACTCCTGGCATCACCCTAGCCTAGTGGCAGTTGATGATGCAAGATTAAAAAGAGAACTTGAAAAAGTAAAGGTCAAATATAAGGAACTAACTGGAAGAAACGATATGATCTATTTACGACCACCACGTGGAGTATTTAGTGAACGTTCCTTAGCTTTATCAGAACAGCAAGGATACGTTAACGTCTTTTGGTCGCTAGCCTACAAAGATTGGGAAGTGGACAATCAAAAAGGCTGGAAATATGCCTATGATCAAATTATGAAACGAGTTCATCCAGGAGCAATTATGCTTATTCATTCCGTATCAAGAGACAATGCTGAAGCTTTAGATAAGGTTATTGATAATTTGCGTAGTCAAGGATATGAATTTAAAAGCCTAGATGATTATATGTTAAGCAAAAAATTGGACGAAATCCAATAA
- a CDS encoding GAF domain-containing protein, whose translation MSISTDVASLQIMAEVFKTKSSQSVFEKTVNSLVKEVSYIDWVGIYLVSEDGSPQLAAASDEENDLGWECNGELKFPITNSAKQQIGIIVVRSKQAICFDVTDVATLETVAEAIGQICYSN comes from the coding sequence TTGTCAATTTCAACCGATGTAGCATCACTACAAATAATGGCAGAAGTATTTAAAACAAAAAGTTCCCAATCAGTTTTTGAAAAAACAGTAAATAGTCTTGTTAAAGAAGTCTCTTACATAGATTGGGTTGGTATTTATCTAGTTTCTGAAGATGGAAGTCCACAATTAGCTGCAGCTTCTGACGAGGAAAATGATTTAGGTTGGGAATGTAACGGTGAATTAAAGTTTCCAATCACGAATTCAGCAAAACAACAAATCGGGATAATTGTCGTAAGAAGTAAACAAGCAATTTGTTTTGATGTTACTGACGTAGCTACTTTAGAGACTGTTGCAGAAGCGATCGGACAAATTTGTTATTCGAATTAA
- a CDS encoding DNA-3-methyladenine glycosylase family protein produces the protein MDFQLSGPYNYSRVLERLSYDPLNVIEKERNTIKVPLKIYEKFIIANVSFSGDSQNPVCHIELPSQFEEEGVRRLKGIFQLEVPLDEVNNHFLHTDLEPLFKQFSGMPLICDFDLYFCMMKTIIHQQLNIRFAYTLTERFVKSYGTEKDGVWFYPSPETVSKLDYEDLRKLQFSQRKAEYVIDTSRLIAEGKLDLAELRVMTDDDVIAELVKIRGVGYWTAENILLFGLGRQNLFPVKDIGIQNALKNLYKLDQKPTLEEMLHYSDRWSPYKSYASLYLWESLDNQKAPELKK, from the coding sequence GTGGATTTTCAGTTGTCTGGACCATATAATTATAGTCGCGTTCTTGAACGTTTGAGCTATGATCCATTAAATGTGATCGAAAAGGAAAGAAATACAATTAAAGTTCCTTTAAAAATATATGAGAAATTCATTATAGCAAATGTTTCATTTTCAGGGGATAGTCAAAATCCTGTTTGTCATATCGAATTACCTTCTCAGTTTGAAGAAGAAGGAGTACGCCGACTTAAAGGAATTTTTCAACTTGAAGTTCCTTTAGATGAGGTTAACAACCACTTTTTACATACAGATTTAGAGCCATTATTTAAACAATTTTCCGGGATGCCGTTAATCTGTGATTTTGACCTTTATTTTTGTATGATGAAAACGATCATTCATCAGCAGTTAAATATCCGTTTTGCGTATACTCTTACAGAGCGATTTGTAAAAAGCTATGGAACTGAAAAAGATGGCGTTTGGTTTTATCCATCACCTGAAACAGTTAGCAAATTAGATTATGAAGACTTACGGAAATTGCAGTTTAGTCAGCGAAAAGCGGAGTACGTCATTGATACATCTAGATTGATTGCTGAAGGTAAATTAGATTTAGCTGAACTAAGAGTAATGACAGATGACGATGTTATTGCTGAATTGGTAAAAATAAGAGGGGTTGGGTATTGGACAGCAGAAAATATTCTTCTATTTGGACTAGGTAGACAAAACTTGTTTCCAGTGAAAGATATTGGTATTCAAAATGCGTTGAAAAACTTGTACAAGCTAGATCAAAAACCAACACTTGAAGAAATGTTACACTATAGTGATCGTTGGTCACCATATAAAAGCTATGCCTCCCTTTATCTATGGGAGAGTTTAGATAATCAAAAAGCACCGGAGTTGAAGAAATGA
- the rlmD gene encoding 23S rRNA (uracil(1939)-C(5))-methyltransferase RlmD, producing MKNEKVSVKVGQEFLLTIKRLGINGEGVGYYKKHVVFVPGALPGEEVFVTVTDAKEKFSEAKIKRIRTKSQDRIEPPCPVYDKCGGCQLQHLDYNAQLKEKRDIVRQAFERHTKLTAEKLPLKETIGMEDPWNYRNKSQLQVGHNQHEVIAGLYGMNSHDLIDISDCAIQHPATNKVTQTVKAILQELKIPIYLEKKRKGVVRTIVTRVGFSTGDVQLVLITATKEIPDKDQLIEEIKKRLPEVKSVLQNINGRRTSLIFGDETVHLHGEEVIQEALGDLQFELSARAFFQLNPIQTVKLYDEVKKAAQLTGTEKLVDAYCGVGTIGLWLAPHVKELRGMDVIPEAIEDARRNAQRHGFSHALYEEGKAEEILPKWQKQGWKPDVFVVDPPRTGCDRKLLEAMIKAKPKRIVYVSCNPSTLAKDVDVLMKAGFKLENLQPVDMFPHTSHVECISQLILNEGN from the coding sequence ATGAAAAATGAAAAAGTATCAGTAAAAGTAGGGCAGGAGTTTTTACTCACAATTAAACGTCTAGGGATTAACGGGGAAGGTGTCGGCTATTATAAAAAACATGTCGTCTTCGTTCCTGGAGCACTTCCTGGAGAAGAAGTGTTTGTAACTGTTACAGATGCGAAAGAAAAATTTTCAGAAGCAAAAATAAAACGAATTCGCACTAAATCACAAGATCGCATCGAACCACCTTGTCCAGTTTATGATAAATGTGGAGGCTGTCAGCTTCAGCACTTAGATTACAACGCACAACTAAAAGAAAAGCGAGACATTGTTAGACAAGCCTTCGAACGCCATACAAAGCTTACTGCTGAAAAACTGCCGTTAAAAGAAACAATTGGTATGGAAGATCCATGGAACTATCGTAATAAAAGTCAGCTTCAGGTAGGACATAATCAACACGAAGTTATTGCTGGTTTATATGGTATGAACTCACATGATTTAATTGATATTTCCGACTGTGCTATTCAGCACCCAGCGACAAATAAAGTGACGCAGACTGTGAAGGCGATTTTACAAGAATTGAAAATACCTATCTATCTTGAAAAAAAGCGAAAAGGTGTCGTTCGGACGATCGTTACAAGAGTTGGTTTTAGTACTGGTGATGTGCAGCTAGTTCTCATTACCGCTACAAAAGAAATTCCAGATAAAGATCAGCTAATTGAAGAAATTAAAAAACGTCTTCCAGAAGTGAAATCTGTTTTACAAAACATTAATGGCCGTAGAACATCGCTTATTTTTGGTGACGAAACGGTTCATTTACATGGAGAAGAAGTTATTCAAGAAGCTTTGGGAGACTTACAATTTGAATTGTCAGCTCGCGCCTTCTTTCAGTTAAATCCAATTCAAACCGTGAAGCTTTATGACGAAGTAAAAAAAGCCGCACAGCTAACTGGAACTGAAAAGCTAGTAGACGCTTATTGCGGTGTCGGTACGATTGGCCTTTGGCTAGCTCCTCATGTCAAGGAATTGCGAGGAATGGATGTTATCCCAGAAGCAATAGAAGATGCTAGACGTAATGCCCAAAGACATGGCTTCAGTCATGCTTTGTACGAAGAAGGAAAAGCAGAAGAAATCCTTCCTAAATGGCAAAAACAAGGTTGGAAACCAGACGTATTCGTCGTCGACCCACCAAGAACAGGCTGTGACCGTAAACTTCTAGAAGCGATGATCAAAGCCAAACCAAAGCGTATCGTATATGTTTCTTGTAATCCTTCAACATTGGCCAAAGATGTCGATGTGTTGATGAAAGCCGGCTTTAAGTTAGAAAACTTGCAGCCGGTGGATATGTTTCCGCATACGAGCCATGTGGAGTGTATCTCGCAACTCATTTTAAATGAAGGCAACTAA